From Antechinus flavipes isolate AdamAnt ecotype Samford, QLD, Australia chromosome 1, AdamAnt_v2, whole genome shotgun sequence:
GCCAGGAACCCTTAGGGAGACCCTCTGAGGAGTAATGGGCACACCTCTTTCCAGGCCCCTTTCCAATCTTCACTGAATCTCAAGGACCACATTTGAGAGAGGGGTCCCCAGGGGCCTCCCCACCCTGTTTGGGCCTGGGCTATCAAGGACATCCAGAAGGGGCCGCCAGAGCTGGTGGGCCACAGGGCAGGAGGCTGGGACTCAAGTCAAGGTGCAAACACCCACAGTTTGGGGGTCCCCTTCCTCCAGGGTGAAGCCGTCCCCGTAGCCCTCGTCCTCCACCAGCTGTGGCGGCTTCTTGCACATGGGACACATCAGGTTGCGGATGACAGAGGCCCTCATCCAGATGATAAGGTTCCAGCGCTCCCCGGACTCCAAGGGCAGGGCCCCGTGCAACTGACCGCCCCGATGCAGCACCCCGTAGGTGGGCACGTTCGGCAACTCGACGTACCTCATCTCGTCTCTCGGCACCTGCGAACCAGAGGGTCCCGTGAGGCTCCGGCCCGTTTGCCAGCACCTGGGCCCGTGGCCTCCGCGACCGTTTCTAGGCCCTCCTCACGGCCGCCTCTGCTCCCACTGCAGAGGGACCTTGCTCTGAGAAACAAGGGGACGGCCCGGCACACAGCAGGTGCCTAAAAAGGGCTCGCTGccatgggggtggggggtggggcgAAACCTGACCAAGCCCTGGGCCCAGCAGCCCACCCACCTCGTAATAGTCTCCAAACACCAGGTTGCCCTCAGTGAACTCCCTGCCCAGCGAGATGTTGAGGGTGATCTCGGCATTGTCGTAGTGGTAGCTGAGGTCCACGTCCCCGTCCAGGGAGTACTTCACCACGAAGGCCCGGTGGCTGTCCAGGTGGCCCCCTCCATACTCGGGGTACAGGAGGGCGGTGAGGGGCTGCAGGTACCGCTCCCGCAGGGGCGTCACCAGGGGCTCGTCCAAGCCCAGCTCGTGCAGCAGGACCTAGGCAGGGAGCTCAGGCTGGAGGAAGCCCGCAGCCGCCCCGGCTCAGGCAGAGGGCCCTGCTCCGGCCCCTTCGGCTCTGGTTCTATGGCCCCGTGGACTCCTCTAAAGTGGGGGGGCCGGGCCTTGGGGAGGCCGAGATCACCCAAGGCCCGACGCTAGGGGCCTCCCTGCACGCCCCGGGGGCCCTGCGGCCTACCCCGTGGTTGTTCATGGTGTTGGGCCGTCCCTTGGGCATGTCCGACCGCTCAAAATGTTCCAGCTCCTGCAGCAGCAGGCGGCAATAGTCCTTGGTGAAGACCTGCAGCCGGTAAATCTTCTTCTCATCTGCAGAGGGCGCGGGCACTCACTCAAGACCCAGCTCAGAGGGCTCCCCAACAGCCCGGGGGCTAGGCGGGCtcccagacagacagacagatagacacagacagaaatacagagccagccagacagacagaaacacagacacagacacagacagacacacagacaaaaacacacaaacacaggcggacagatagacagacagagacagaaatacagacacagacagacagacagaaacacagagccagacagacacacagacacagacagacacacacaaacacagccggacagacagacagacagaaacacagagacacagacacagacagaaacacacaaacacagccggacagacagacacagacagacagacagaaacacagagccagacagacacagacagacacacacaaacacagccggacagacagacagacagaaacacagagacacagacacagacaaacacacaaacacagccggacagacagacagacagacagaaacacagagccaggcagacacagacagaaacacacaaacacagccggacagacagacatagatagaaacacacacagctggacagacacacagacacagtcGGACAGACACAGGCAGACAGAGCCAGGTGCACAACTACATTTACACAGAGACATACGCACAGTCAGACAAGCAGACGCCCAGGTGCCTGGCCTGGTGCAGCCCCTCCCCCTGCCTTCTCTACCTCAGTCCCGCCTCGTGCTCACACTGGTAGAAGGCCCACCACATCCCCTGCTCcccttgggcctcagttccctaaCCAGTACATCTGGGGCCGCTGCACACCCGCCCGCCCAGGTACCCTCCAGCTTGAGAGCCTACATTACTATAAGCCTCAGAGCCTGCTCTGCAAAAGGAGTAACCAGGTACTgcaagtcaacaagcacttattaagcacttactgcatGCCCAGAGCACCAGGACATTCAGAGACAATATCTGCCCTCGGAGCCTCCATTACACAGAGGTGGGAGGAGAATGAAGGGAGGGGGCGGGAGAGCACTGTGCTGGTTATCCTGGGGGTCGGCCCCTTACTGGGGGCAGAGCCCGGCACAAAGAGCCGGCTCCTTAGAGGGCACGGGACCAGGAGGATTTACCTGATACGACCTGGATGTACCGCAAGAGGCCGGAAAGGTTTGCATTCGGGGTCGTGCTGTACTTAGTAGCAGCCAGAAACTCGCCGGCCAGAAACGGCTcctggggagaggaggaagaagccCCCTCAGAGGGGGCACCTTTCCCGGGGCTGCCAGGGAGCGGCCCGAGGCCCGGACCCCGTTCTGGAGCCAGGTGCCCTCCCTGAAAGCTGCGAGCTGTACAAATGGAACTTCCTCTAAGTCAACAAGCGTCTGGTTCCTACAGGGTGCCAGACACAGTGCTGCTGATACTGTGGCGTTCCTTTAgcaaaagctccttgagggcagggactgttttcaCATCTATCTCCGATCTCTGGGGCTCAGAAGAGATAGGCGTTTAATAAATGCTCCCTGAGGGAGGACTCCTGGGCGCAGTAATCGCTCTCAAACATTCCTGAGGAGCCCTGTGTCCCTCACCGAGGGGGCTCGCTTCCTCGGCTTTGGCCCCGGGGGAAGGGAAGGGCAGAACTTCTGTGGGCTGTTCTGGATGAAGTCTCTGGGAACACCTCACACCGTCTCACCAGAGAGTCCTCCAGCAAAGCTCTGTGAAAAGGGACGAATCTACCAGATTAGTGGCTCTGTCTGATTTggagtttttttaatttacttttattattcttGACAACAGCTAGCCGTTCATAGAATATTTTATGGgttgaaaagtgttttgttttgttttacaaatgtaaCATCATTTGATCCTTGAAGGAACCCTGGGAAGGTTCATACTATcatcatacccattttacagatgaggaaactgaggtaggcagagaggtgaaatgacttgctcaggaagtatctggggctggatctgaactcaggccttcctgactccagctccaaCACTCTATGCGCTCTGCCACCACTGCTACAGATGCAACAGCCGTAAATTTACGGGAACCAAAGAGCACAGAAAAGGATACTGGACATGAGCCCACGAACTTCCATGACACgtacttccttttttaaagtaACACTTTAACTAATACGTGACAAACTAGTCGGAGTCCTGTTCTCGGCGTGGCTGGGACCGCCTCGCCCCCCGACGCCCCCCCCCCAGTGGATGAATGCCGCCGCCAGCCCAGAGCCTGGGGACAGCCGGCGCAGACGCATTACGGGGGAGGACTTACCGCGGGAAACAGAAAGGGGAGCCCCAAGAGAAGCCCACGGCCCACAAGGTAACAAGCGAGGGACGCCTGGCAGAAAGCTCCCGGCGACGCGGGGAGAGGCCCCGGCGGGCGCCCTCGGGACGAAGGGCGGCCATGGAGGAGACTCCAGCTCCAGGAGCCACGGGGAGCACTTGGAGGGGGAGGGCAGGCTGTTCGTGCCCACAAGCACGAGGCTGGGGATACCCCAGGACAGAGCTTCCTCTTACCTGAAAGATGTTCTTCCCGCCCCCATACAGAGGTACGTAAAACAGGGGGCGTTCGCGGATAATGCGGAGAATAAACCGCACTTTTACGACCCCCGCACTCAGCTGTTTCTGGCCTAAGAGCCTGCTGGGCCCCACGCACCTGTAAGGCGTACACCCGGGGATGCACGGGCTTGTAGAGCTGGGCAATGATGGCTTTCCTCTCCTCGGCCTGCTGGATCGTCTGCTTCCTCCGCTGGACTTCTGATTCCAGCTACGGCGACCGCGACAGGAACAAAAAGAGCAACAGTAACAAGAGGATGGAGGAATGCACCGGTCCGTGCTCTACGGGCCTCCCAGGCGtgggaaccccccccccccaacgtGGGCCGTGCCTTCTCTGCAAGTTACCGCCCCGGGACACCAGGGGACGGGCCAGGCCGGCAGACTGCGGCCTGGAGCCCGGGGCAAGGAGCCAGAGTCCATGGGCAGGGACGGTCGTTACCTCAGACACCACCTCCTCAAAGTCCTCGGGAGTCACACAGCCACGGCTCTCGAGGATCTGTGACACACAGAGGGAGAAGGTCAGGGGGGTCTGAGCCCCAGGTAAGGGCCTCGCCTCACCCCACGGTCGCACCAGAACCCACAGCCTGTAATGGTGGAGCTAGGATGAGGAACTACCACCTTACTGGATGAGATCATGGGACAATGGAAAGGCAGCCTCTGGACTcagagggcctgggttcaaatcctacctctgacaaaAATGGACCAGATGGAACCTAGCTCCAGAGCTATAATTCTCTGACTAGGTATCTTAATAATATACAACACTTATTAGACACCTACTATATTCCACACACAGGatgaagcactttacaatttatacctcatttggtcctcacaacaactctgggaggtgccattattatccccattttacagatgaggaaactgaggcagacagaggatcGATCATACAACTAGTGGTCTTTCCTGCCTCCAGGTCCA
This genomic window contains:
- the OGFOD2 gene encoding 2-oxoglutarate and iron-dependent oxygenase domain-containing protein 2, translating into MAATESAGRRFFRCACYCTENLFLSRYRLHVRFVGEQQLRHDYSQILESRGCVTPEDFEEVVSELESEVQRRKQTIQQAEERKAIIAQLYKPVHPRVYALQEPFLAGEFLAATKYSTTPNANLSGLLRYIQVVSDEKKIYRLQVFTKDYCRLLLQELEHFERSDMPKGRPNTMNNHGVLLHELGLDEPLVTPLRERYLQPLTALLYPEYGGGHLDSHRAFVVKYSLDGDVDLSYHYDNAEITLNISLGREFTEGNLVFGDYYEVPRDEMRYVELPNVPTYGVLHRGGQLHGALPLESGERWNLIIWMRASVIRNLMCPMCKKPPQLVEDEGYGDGFTLEEGDPQTVGVCTLT